From the genome of Bacteroides sp. MSB163, one region includes:
- a CDS encoding InlB B-repeat-containing protein, whose product MANLNIPIKNTGDTLSADEFNQVVSAVNSKVDAVSGKGLSTNDYTTQDKQNLSQLLTRVDNLENSAGGSGGILISDVESKVGSYRFGVTEHDIYACSVSLIVPPTSVGEEKEYIVSDSPLGNNMYLTAKNITVKDSAGKFYPGAIEVKQMYVTEDFETKLSVICKSAIPAGSTLMLTLEYLKLAGEIIEFSIVLPSGVSADSVNLSFAPLKYDKHFAFTYTADDSVEGAYARIWRRINQKWIDDSEFFHLGNTPTTGYTPEYPLVYTDGCGNDRRFGFSVALWPTLGNEYNPNGLIGDGTNKNSIYITWPELDLMKDWGVSMLYHNVDERIYDKTNPADIVKGFKADYDKVLDKLNRRMKVMGLPDGNTAYVTAADESPLVDFYRSSLHHLEKIYLKSTGSLYKKRTYGGTNSSVNDVKLEELAEQHTSDNPYWVGITTHRVDLSRIELLETIYSLYGKGGDDSLWVASWDEIYEYIQMRLNSVIKKIVSNNTVTWKILVPFSKNYYFKDLSFLVSGITSVDALTVSDKIFGYSYAAHGSGMLVNVNFNELLLECAEKYTVKFESTLSEEDKTDAYYFVNQLKDTLKAPFAARLSVNEAAPVLNSISINDGVTVTYNQLVSITLNMPGGLTHYKVGETADLSGASWIVGTSKIFSYQLSSGYASKTVYVQVKNSFGESEIKSSSILYSERPAVSYTVTGKANNTTYGTVTPAVQDVAEGGQASVNAQANDGYVIGSWSGADTSTGVGTNTGTATVNNVQSNKTITCNFQKEGGSGTAGKTIVSFAQLGNNISYDTVNGEIINNMSIVQGASYTTNLLKDTSGNEVGNYLKAKNDYPGEYGVDISTINTGVRQPTVDDSGPYPAKYIGRYNCGDRVASGIKAMLRFQAFTAGTYKVRILPSCSTAIQEDQFSSIFYSANNVETNISFSPLNNMTQFVEIDNVTVGSDGLLDVYLWNTLGVNYVPGVNLIEIIKLS is encoded by the coding sequence CGCAGGCGGGTCAGGTGGGATACTTATATCTGACGTGGAAAGCAAAGTTGGTTCTTACAGATTTGGAGTTACTGAACATGATATATATGCTTGTTCAGTGTCACTGATAGTTCCTCCTACCTCTGTTGGAGAAGAAAAGGAATATATTGTAAGTGACTCACCGCTGGGAAATAATATGTATTTGACAGCGAAAAACATAACCGTGAAAGATTCTGCCGGTAAGTTCTATCCGGGAGCGATTGAAGTCAAACAGATGTATGTGACGGAAGACTTTGAGACAAAGTTATCCGTGATATGCAAATCTGCAATACCGGCCGGTTCAACCTTGATGCTGACCCTCGAATATCTTAAACTTGCAGGAGAGATTATCGAATTTAGTATTGTTCTTCCTTCTGGTGTTAGTGCGGATTCTGTGAACTTGAGTTTTGCACCTCTTAAATATGACAAGCATTTTGCATTTACCTATACGGCCGATGACTCTGTAGAGGGAGCTTATGCACGAATTTGGCGTCGTATCAATCAAAAATGGATTGATGACAGCGAGTTTTTCCATCTTGGCAACACACCGACAACCGGTTATACACCAGAATATCCGTTGGTGTATACTGATGGCTGCGGCAATGATCGCCGTTTCGGTTTTAGCGTTGCATTATGGCCAACTTTGGGAAACGAATATAATCCTAACGGTCTTATAGGAGATGGGACAAATAAAAATAGCATATATATAACTTGGCCTGAACTTGACTTAATGAAAGACTGGGGTGTTTCTATGCTTTACCACAATGTTGATGAGCGTATATATGACAAGACTAATCCGGCAGATATTGTAAAAGGGTTTAAAGCCGATTATGATAAGGTTTTGGATAAACTGAATCGTCGAATGAAAGTAATGGGACTCCCTGACGGTAATACCGCTTATGTTACTGCGGCGGATGAGTCTCCATTGGTTGACTTCTACCGTAGCTCATTACATCATCTGGAAAAGATATATCTGAAATCAACTGGTTCATTATACAAAAAAAGGACTTACGGCGGAACCAATTCTTCCGTTAATGATGTAAAGCTGGAAGAACTGGCTGAACAACATACAAGCGATAACCCCTACTGGGTGGGTATAACGACACACCGCGTAGACCTTTCCCGAATAGAGTTATTAGAAACTATCTATTCACTATACGGGAAAGGTGGTGACGATAGCCTTTGGGTTGCTTCCTGGGATGAGATATACGAGTATATACAGATGCGGTTAAACTCAGTCATTAAGAAGATAGTAAGCAATAATACTGTCACATGGAAGATATTGGTTCCATTTTCTAAGAACTATTATTTTAAGGACTTGTCATTCCTTGTATCCGGAATAACCTCTGTGGATGCATTAACGGTTTCCGACAAGATATTCGGATATAGCTATGCGGCTCATGGTTCAGGAATGCTTGTAAATGTGAATTTCAACGAGTTGCTCCTGGAATGTGCCGAGAAGTATACGGTTAAATTTGAAAGTACATTGTCAGAGGAAGATAAAACGGATGCCTACTATTTCGTGAATCAGTTGAAGGATACTTTGAAGGCTCCATTTGCTGCAAGATTATCAGTTAATGAGGCCGCTCCGGTGCTCAATTCGATATCAATCAATGATGGCGTAACGGTGACTTACAACCAATTGGTTTCTATAACTCTCAATATGCCTGGCGGACTTACTCATTATAAAGTTGGTGAGACTGCCGACTTATCCGGTGCAAGCTGGATTGTCGGCACATCGAAAATTTTTTCTTATCAACTTTCATCCGGTTATGCATCCAAGACTGTATACGTGCAGGTTAAAAACAGTTTTGGCGAGTCTGAAATCAAGTCTTCATCTATCTTATATTCCGAACGTCCGGCCGTATCTTATACAGTAACGGGAAAGGCGAATAACACTACATACGGTACTGTGACGCCTGCCGTTCAAGATGTTGCCGAGGGAGGACAGGCAAGCGTTAACGCGCAGGCTAATGATGGCTATGTTATCGGTAGTTGGAGTGGCGCGGATACGAGTACCGGTGTAGGGACTAATACCGGGACAGCGACCGTTAATAATGTGCAGAGTAATAAAACAATAACTTGCAACTTCCAGAAAGAAGGCGGCAGCGGTACTGCTGGAAAGACTATCGTTTCATTCGCTCAACTTGGCAATAATATATCTTATGATACGGTCAATGGCGAGATCATAAATAATATGTCGATTGTTCAAGGAGCAAGTTATACGACTAATCTGTTGAAGGATACTTCCGGAAATGAGGTGGGTAATTATTTAAAGGCCAAGAATGATTATCCCGGTGAATACGGTGTGGATATATCTACGATAAATACCGGTGTTCGCCAGCCGACAGTAGACGATAGCGGGCCGTATCCGGCAAAATATATCGGTCGATATAATTGTGGCGACAGGGTGGCTTCCGGTATTAAGGCGATGTTGAGATTCCAAGCATTTACCGCGGGAACATATAAAGTCAGAATATTACCCTCTTGTAGCACGGCTATTCAAGAAGACCAGTTCTCATCAATATTTTATTCTGCAAATAATGTTGAGACCAATATATCATTTAGTCCACTGAATAACATGACTCAATTTGTCGAGATTGACAATGTAACAGTTGGTAGCGATGGGCTATTGGATGTATATCTCTGGAATACCTTGGGCGTGAATTATGTGCCAGGAGTAAATCTGATTGAAATAATAAAATTATCGTAA